In one Leptidea sinapis chromosome 25, ilLepSina1.1, whole genome shotgun sequence genomic region, the following are encoded:
- the LOC126972230 gene encoding early growth response protein 3-like isoform X2, translated as MGTDAEPPAGAHLLSLADMGALGFDCALKPISVPISGAPADLNTPVATSDLPAFFPNLLEPPPISGSLPGDELSLGCSPRRHKHESSLSPGARAEDASNASSASASLYGPPGKRAASPSLQWLLPSGGPNSVDKYFQQEYEERVELLPPECQPAYCAAPQQCQPQHCEYRPQPQHSWESQEYASVPQPAPGPSGLPKREPYPAPASDRPVQLAEYNPSTSKGHEILSQVYQQSAQPLRLVAVKPRKYPNRPSKTPVHERPYACPVEGCDRRFSRSDELTRHIRIHTGQKPFQCRICMRSFSRSDHLTTHVRTHTGEKPFACDVCGRKFARSDEKKRHAKVHLKQRLKRERGGGGPSHHHDSL; from the exons ATGGGCACTGATGCAGAGCCTCCCGCGGGCGCGCATCTCTTATCTCTGGCTGACATGGGAGCCTTGGGATTTGACTGCGCGCTAAAACCGATCTCAGTCCCGATATCTGGAGCACCGGCCGATCTCAACACTCCAGTGGCCACGTCGGATCTGCCGGCGTTCTTCCCGAATCTCTTGGAACCTCCGCCGATATCAG GCTCGCTGCCGGGCGATGAGTTGTCGCTGGGCTGCTCGCCGCGGAGACACAAGCACGAGTCGTCACTGTCGCCGGGCGCACGCGCCGAGGACGCCAGCAATGCGTCTAGTGCGAGCGCCTCGCTGTACGGGCCGCCCGGCAAGCGCGCGGCCTCACCCTCGCTGCAGTGGCTGCTGCCCTCCGGCGGCCCCAACAGCGTCGACAAGTACTTCCAGCAGGAGTACGAGGAGCGCGTCGAGCTGCTGCCGCCCGAGTGCCAGCCGGCCTACTGCGCGGCGCCGCAGCAGTGCCAGCCGCAGCACTGCGAGTACCGGCCGCAGCCGCAGCACTCGTGGGAGAGCCAGGAGTACGCCAGCGTGCCGCAGCCCGCGCCCGGGCCCTCCGGCCTGCCCAAGAGGGAGCCGTACCCCGCGCCGGCCAGCGACCGCCCCGTGCAGCTGGCCGAGTACAACCCGTCCACGAGCAAGGGCCACGAGATCCTCTCGCAGGTGTACCAGCAGAGCGCGCAGCCCCTGCGGCTGGTGGCGGTCAAGCCGCGCAAGTACCCCAACCGGCCCAGCAAGACGCCCGTCCACGAGCGGCCCTACGCCTGCCCGGTCGAGGGCTGCGACCGACGGTTCTCGAGGTCGGACGAGTTGACGAGGCACATCCGAATACACACGGGGCAGAAGCCGTTCCAGTGTCGGATATGTATGCGGTCCTTCAGTCGGTCGGATCATCTGACGACACATGTCCGAACACACACGGGTGAGAAACCGTTCGCTTGTGATGTCTGTGGCCGAAAATTCGCGCGTTCGGATGAAAAAAAGCGTCATGCTAAAGTGCATCTGAAGCAGCGGCTGAAACGCGAGCGAGGGGGCGGAGGCCCGAGCCATCACCACGACTCGCTGTAG